One region of Oryza sativa Japonica Group chromosome 5, ASM3414082v1 genomic DNA includes:
- the LOC4338820 gene encoding GDSL esterase/lipase At1g71691 yields MARHPVLMLLVVVVMSWHWGGAAAQVFRPPWNGTFPMGPGGGGGGSVGGGGGAAAAASVPAMFVFGDSLTDNGNNNDMTSLAKANYLPYGIDFAGGPTGRFSNGYTMVDEIAELLGLPLLPSHNDATGDAALHGVNYASAAAGILDNTGQNFVGRSPFNQQIKNFEATLQQISGKLGGGAAGKLAPSLARSIFYVGMGSNDYLNNYLMPNYNTRNEYNGDQYSTLLVQQYTKQLTRLYNLGARRFVIAGVGSMACIPNMRARNPANMCSPDVDDLIIPFNSKVKSMVNTLNVNLPRAKFIFVDTYAMISEVLRNPWSYGFSVVDRGCCGIGRNRGMITCLPFQRPCLNRNTYIFWDAFHPTERVNILLGKAAYSGGADLVHPMNIQQLAAWQP; encoded by the exons ATGGCGCGCCACCCCGTGCTGATGCTGCTCGTCGTGGTGGTGATGAGCTGGCActggggcggcgcggcggcgcaggtgtTCCGGCCGCCGTGGAACGGCACGTTCCCGatggggccgggcggcggcggcggggggagcgtgggaggaggagggggagcggcggcggcggcgtcggtgccGGCGATGTTCGTGTTCGGGGACTCCCTGACGGACAACGGGAACAACAACGACATGACGTCGCTGGCCAAGGCCAACTACCTCCCCTACGGCATCGACTTCGCCGGCGGCCCAACCGGCCGCTTCTCCAACGGCTACACCATGGTCGACGAGATag CTGAGCTTCTTgggctgccgctgctgccatCTCACAACGACGCCACGGGCGACGCCGCGCTCCACGGCGTGAActacgcctccgccgccgccggcatcctGGACAACACCGGCCAGAACTTC GTTGGGCGCAGCCCGTTCAACCAGCAGATCAAGAACTTCGAGGCGACGCTGCAGCAGATCTCCGGCaagctgggcggcggcgccgccggcaagcTGGCGCCGTCGCTGGCGCGCAGCATCTTCTACGTCGGGATGGGCAGCAACGACTACCTCAACAACTACCTGATGCCCAACTACAACACCAGGAACGAGTACAACGGCGATCAGTACTCCACTCTCCTCGTGCAGCAGTACACCAAGCAGCTCACC AGGCTGTACAACCTGGGGGCGCGGAGGTTCGTGATCGCCGGAGTAGGGTCGATGGCGTGCATCCCCAACATGCGGGCGAGGAACCCGGCGAACATGTGCTCGCCGGACGTGGACGACCTCATCATCCCCTTCAACAGCAAGGTGAAGTCCATGGTGAACACGCTCAACGTCAACCTCCCCCGCGCCAAGTTCATCTTCGTCGACACCTATGCCATGATCTCCGAGGTCCTCCGCAACCCGTGGTCCTACG GGTTCAGCGTGGTGGACAGAGGGTGCTGTGGGATAGGGAGGAACAGGGGGATGATCACGTGCCTGCCGTTCCAGCGGCCGTGCCTGAACAGGAACACCTACATCTTCTGGGACGCCTTCCACCCCACGGAGAGGGTCAACATCTTGCTCGGCAAGGCAGCCTactccggcggcgccgacctcgtccaccccatGAACATCCAGCAGCTCGCCGCCTGGCAGCCGTAG
- the LOC4338823 gene encoding uncharacterized protein: MWALNLKAGGGGPCLTPRRRPLAAGEAAPCSVAAAWAGRRVGGRRGMALVAVGASGRRGKDGPGGGDGGDDEAKSKASSSSGNDDAASTGDSSDGLNQLHNESKSNISNSNYWRDVRANLVRREQELLVDPSAPAEQKTSSGEPAHQLPQKWAHPITMPEAGCVLVATEVLDDDSIFERTVILLLRLGSRGTFDSPFGVILNRPLYTKIKNVNPSFQDQATPFGDSPLFFGGPVDMSMFLVRASDNSRLKGFEEVIPGIRFGFRTDLEKAAVLMKSGAIKSQDLRFFVGHAAWDYEQLLSEIRAGYWAVASCSTELISDALTGDPSCLWTEILQLMGGHYSELSQKPKEDNQ, translated from the exons ATGTGGGCCCTCAACCTgaaggcgggcggcggggggccCTGCCTCACGCCGAGGCggcgccccctcgccgccggcgaggccgccccgtgctccgtggcggcggcgtgggcggggaGGAGGGTCGGGGGGAGGCGCGGCATGGCGCTGGTGGCGGTGGGCGCGTCGGGGAGGAGGGGCAAGGACGGcccaggcggcggcgatggcggggaCGATGAGGCCAAGAGCAAGGCCTCGTCTTCTTCCG GAAATGACGATGCGGCCTCCACAGGTGACAGCTCTGATGGATTGAACCAACTGCATAACGAATCCAAATCCAATATCTCTAACAGCAATTACTGGAGAGATGTCAGAGCAAACCTTGTGCGCCGGGAGCAG GAGCTCTTGGTAGATCCAAGTGCACCCGCAGAGCAGAAAACATCATCAGGAGAACCAGCACACCAGCTTCCTCAAAAGTGGGCTCACCCTATTACAATGCCAGAAGCAGGGTGTGTCTTGGTTGCTACCGAAGTGCTTGACGATGATAGCATCTTCGAAAGAACTGTCATTCTCCTCCTTAGACTAGGTTCCAGAGGCACATTTGATAGCCCGTTTGGAGTCATCCTGAACCGTCCACTCTACACAAAGATCAAGAATGTGAATCCATCATTCCAGGACCAGGCAACTCCGTTCGGTGACTCCCCCCTCTTCTTCGGAGGCCCTGTCGACATGAGCATGTTCCTGGTGAGGGCCAGTGACAACTCTCGTCTCAAGGGGTTCGAGGAGGTCATACCAGGCATTCGCTTTGGCTTCCGGACCGACCTAGAGAAGGCTGCTGTTCTGATGAAGAGTGGGGCAATTAAGAGCCAGGACCTGAGGTTCTTCGTCGGGCACGCTGCGTGGGATTACGAGCAGCTGTTGAGCGAGATCAGGGCAGGATACTGGGCCGTCGCCTCCTGCAGCACGGAGCTGATCAGCGATGCACTGACAGGCGATCCTTCTTGTCTCTGGACCGAGATATTGCAGCTGATGGGAGGGCATTACTCGGAGCTCAGCCAGAAACCAAAGGAAGACAACCAGTAG
- the LOC107277887 gene encoding ethylene-responsive transcription factor ERF008: MGRVAASGGGGGGGEMMRYRGVRRRRWGKWVSEIRVPGTRERLWLGSYATAEAAAVAHDAAVCLLRLGGGRRAAAGGGGGLNFPARALAAAAAASSYGGAGGLLSPRSVQRVASDAGMAADAQLVDLRRDHPPAAAAASSSGSGVAGDGARKQGTRGEVSDTYWCRNGEDGSRSRSSGSEELIVYEGLSVDDMEILM, from the coding sequence ATGGGCcgggtggcggcgagcggcggcggcggcggcggaggggagatGATGAGGTACaggggcgtgcggcggcggcggtgggggaagtGGGTGTCGGAGATCCGGGTGCCCGGGACGCGGGAGCGCCTGTGGCTCGGCTCCTACGccaccgccgaggccgccgccgtcgcgcacgacgccgccgtctgcctcctccggctcggcggcggccgccgcgccgccgcaggcggaggcggcgggctcaacttccccgcccgcgcgctcgccgcggcggcggccgcctcctcctacggcggcgccggcggtctCCTGTCCCCGCGCTCCGTGCAGCGCGTGGCGTCCGACGCCGGCATGGCCGCCGACGCGCAGCTCGTGGACCTGCGCCGCGAccacccgcccgccgccgccgccgcctcatcctccGGCAGCGGCGTGGCGGGAGACGGTGCAAGAAAGCAAGGGACACGTGGCGAGGTTAGCGACACGTATTGGTGTAGGAATGGAGAGGATGGGAGCAGAAGCCGGAGCTCCGGGAGTGAGGAGCTCATTGTTTACGAGGGCTTAAGTGTAGATGACATGGAAATTTTGATGTAA
- the LOC136356676 gene encoding uncharacterized protein, whose translation MASVPLNVSFRRALVGQNLTLWHELCASIVHIQLNNTSDCFRWNYHQNGQFSVRSMYLALINNGYIDRNKLIWKLKMPFMIKIFMWYLLKGVVLTKDNLARRNWNGNLRCCFCTKNESIQHLFIDCHFAKFIWRAVQFSFGLYIPTSISYIFYDWLQGVINKKSKLILVGASALYWALWLSRNDRVFDKSPTVTYMQIIFKATYWLRLWAQLQKYDEDADFLIVACRKFETTVMQLFTNHGWRFTNRLE comes from the coding sequence ATGGCTTCTGTTCCGCTCaatgtttcttttaggagagctttagttggtcagaattTAACACTTTGGCATGAATTGTGTGCATCTATTGTTCATATTCAATTGAATAATACTTCTGATTGTTTTAGATGGAACTATCATCAGAATGGCCAATTCTCAGTTAGATCAATGTActtagctttaattaataatggttacATTGACAGAAATAAGTTAATTTGGAAACTCAAGATGCCGTTTATGAtcaagatctttatgtggtatTTGCTTAAGGGAGTTGTGTTAACCAAGGATAATTTAGCAAGACGGAATTGGAATGGTAATTTAAGATGTTGCTTTTGTACGAAAAATGAGTCTATCCAACATTTATTCATTGATTgtcattttgcaaagtttatttggagagcagttcagttttcttttggtttatatATTCCTACTAGCatatcttatattttttatgattggCTTCAGGGAGTCATAAACAAAAAGAGCAAACTGATACTTGTTGGAGCTTCTGCCTTGTATTGGGCTCTGTGGCTGAGTAGGAATGATagggtttttgacaaatcacctaCTGTTACTTATATGCAGATCATTTTCAAGGCAACATATTGGCTTCGTCTGTGGGCACAGTTACAAAAGTATGATGAAGATGCAGATTTCTTAATTGTTGCATGTCGTAAGTTTGAAACGACGGTTATGCAACTGTTTACCAATCATGGATGGAGATTTACCAATAGACTGGAATAA
- the LOC4338824 gene encoding protein WVD2-like 7, with protein sequence MATEVTQNYFAWSQEESPVQDSSQGTPQVFDHGSISFGRFELESLAWEKWSVFANDRRHEEFGKFNGLVAKKKAYFEEYFKRIRELKALQQQNQQTELNLDYSGDGSDSSQTGEDVPTADQASPSGSGTLLDSMVQTGVQTIFENDLECYDDNDKEMLDKDISPSVGGTCQIEQEFRESASGGNHPDRMVDVLQQNTNCGPDDLGRPMESMMTPKRTVKKDSLVGQAAKTMPKTVNMTSSNIPGHAVVNKGTDSGKSSVVNRRAKPETIQQRLKAVTGNIVDIVGRSKLVVKEVPGIMGVRRPSSPALQRPSTRERRPVTRDSSRKAPEVATMCRPSTAERRPATRELAPKQANTVVPCRPSTPNRRPMTRELAPVHSSIATPRRPSTAERRPITRGMAPMHPSIATPVRPSTAERRPTSKQMAQKHVGMATPSRPSTAERRPITREAARKNADVAILHRPSTAERRPITRETPQKHANVVALHRPSTAERRPVVREIAPKHADVTLTPARRPSTSERRPVTRETALRHSNFTGSCWPLTPQRHISRGSAQIHADVSTTPRHPSTGERRPITKESNIKLDEKTPIKLRGMLANPKGAMATVVTPQKAITQKLVKSSKPEMKSCAKERTELQAVGKHKASSVNLPPREMFTSNVRANRVPESFRKPNKGIQETARSQISSSKSATPAQTRSIKTRAPNPPPPPPPPRRPSQISSKTNTNNLSVGGRKPKASTPHWH encoded by the exons ATGGCAACAGAGGTCACTCAGAATTATTTTGCATGGTCACAGGAGGAATCACCTGTGCAAGACAGCTCTCAG GGAACACCACAAGTGTTCGACCATGGTTCCATATCTTTTGGAAGATTTGAGTTGGAATCACTAGCATGGGAGAAGTGGTCTGTATTTGCCAATGATAGGCGCCATGAAGAGTTTGGCAAGTTCAATGGTTTGGTTGCTAAGAAGAAGGCATACTTCGAAGAATACTTCAAGAGAATTAGGGAGTTAAAGGCTTTACAACAACAAAACCAGCAAACTGAACTTAATCTTGACTATAGTGGTGATGGTAGTGATTCTAGTCAGACAGGAGAGGATGTGCCAACTGCAGATCAGGCATCTCCTTCTGGATCTGGAACCCTTCTTGATTCCATGGTACAAACAGGTGTTCAGACTATATTTGAGAATGATTTGGAATGCTAtgatgataatgacaaagagaTGTTAGATAAGGATATTTCTCCATCAGTTGGAGGCACATGTCAAATTGAGCAAGAATTCAGAGAAAGTGCAAGCGGTGGTAATCATCCTGACAGAATGGTGGATGTGTTGCAGCAAAACACCAACTGTGGTCCAGATGATCTGGGAAGGCCCATGGAGTCTATGATGACTCCGAAGAGAACTGTCAAGAAAGATTCACTGGTTGGTCAAGCTGCAAAAACAATGCCAAAGACTGTCAATATGACTTCTAGTAATATTCCGGGTCATGCAGTTGTTAATAAG GGAACTGATTCAGGCAAATCCAGTGTGGTGAATCGTAGAGCCAAGCCAGAAACTATTCAGCAAAGGCTAAAAGCAGTAACTGGCAATATTGTTGACATCGTTGGAAGAAGCAAACTTGTGGTAAAAGAAGTCCCTGGTATAATGGGTGTTAGAAGACCTTCCTCTCCAGCACTACAACGCCCCTCCACCAGGGAACGACGACCTGTCACCAGAGATAGTTCACGGAAGGCTCCTGAAGTTGCCACCATGTGCCGGCCTTCTACTGCTGAAAGGCGCCCTGCCACCCGGGAGTTGGCACCAAAGCAAGCCAACACAGTTGTTCCGTGTCGACCATCTACACCAAACAGGCGCCCTATGACCAGAGAGTTGGCGCCAGTGCATTCAAGCATTGCTACCCCACGTCGACCTTCTACTGCTGAAAGGCGCCCAATCACCAGAGGGATGGCACCAATGCATCCTAGCATTGCTACCCCAGTTCGACCTTCCACTGCTGAGAGGCGCCCTACCTCAAAACAGATGGCTCAAAAGCATGTTGGTATGGCCACCCCATCTCGGCCATCCACTGCTGAAAGGCGACCTATCACCAGAGAGGCTGCACGGAAAAACGCTGATGTTGCCATCTTGCATCGACCTTCTACTGCCGAGAGACGCCCTATCACCAGAGAGACTCCACAGAAGCATGCTAACGTTGTCGCACTGCATCGGCCTTCTACTGCGGAGAGACGACCTGTTGTTAGAGAGATTGCTCCAAAGCATGCTGATGTCACTCTCACTCCTGCACGCCGGCCATCTACCTCTGAAAGACGCCCTGTCACCAGAGAGACTGCACTGAGGCACAGTAATTTCACCGGTTCATGTTGGCCTTTGACTCCTCAAAGGCACATCAGCAGGGGAAGTGCACAAATACATGCTGACGTTAGCACCACCCCGCGTCATCCATCTACTGGAGAAAGGCGCCCTATCACCAAAGAGAGTAACATAAAATTGGATGAAAAAACACCTATCAAGTTGAGAGGCATGCTGGCTAACCCAAAGGGTGCTATGGCTACAGTA GTCACTCCCCAGAAGGCAATTACTCAAAAGCTTGTTAAGAGTAGCAAGCCAGAAATGAAAAG TTGTGCTAAAGAGAGGACAGAACTTCAAGCAGTTGGGAAACACAAAGCAAG TTCTGTTAACCTTCCTCCAAGGGAAATGTTTACTTCAAATGTTAGAGCCAATCGAGTCCCAGAAAGCTTCAGAAAGCCAAACAAG GGCATTCAGGAGACAGCGAGATCTCAAATATCCTCATCAAAGAGTGCAACTCCTGCACAGACTAGAAGTATAAAGACAAGGGCTCCCAAC ccacctccgcctcctcccccaccgcgGCGACCTTCTCAGATATCCAGCAAGACAAACACAAATAACTTGTCTGTTGGTGGAAGGAAGCCCAA GGCTTCTACTCCACACTGGCACTAA
- the LOC4338825 gene encoding cytochrome c, whose product MASFSEAPPGNPKAGEKIFKTKCAQCHTVDKGAGHKQGPNLNGLFGRQSGTTPGYSYSTANKNMAVIWEENTLYDYLLNPKKYIPGTKMVFPGLKKPQERADLISYLKEATS is encoded by the exons atggcgtcGTTCTCGGAGGCTCCCCCGGGCAACCCCAAGGCCGGCGAGAAGATCTTCAAGACCAAGTGCGCCCAGTGCCACACCGTCGACAAGGGCGCCGGCCACAAGCAAG GTCCAAACTTGAATGGTCTGTTTGGAAGGCAGTCAGGTACCACCCCTGGTTATTCCTACTCTACGGCCAACAAGAACATGGCTGTGATCTGGGAGGAGAACACACTTTATGACTACCTGCTTAATCCTAAGAAG TACATCCCTGGAACCAAGATGGTCTTCCCTGGGTTGAAGAAGCCACAGGAGCGTGCTGATCTTATTTCCTACCTGAAGGAAGCAACCTCTTAA